A window of the Maniola hyperantus chromosome 16, iAphHyp1.2, whole genome shotgun sequence genome harbors these coding sequences:
- the Atf3 gene encoding uncharacterized protein Atf3 — protein sequence MNSSSISSAVPTIKCEDTSPSPTGPVGTDGESGAYLSVNVNLSAAMMNLLAAETGGTTTLRTPEIVNDVITMTNPLDQYNYDKNSSLKNGSGNDSNSSMSNSSSATSPASGTPPSIQKTCSELIKAGLKLTIESKRKMSGSDTDGGIKRMKKEESDDDYDSSHTLAPKNELTPEDEERRRRRRERNKIAATKCRMKKRERTVNLVNESEILENQNIDLKAQLKDLEVQKRQLIDMLSVHSASCVKNNCSNARTSPTASYNLLRAYEPPTTFPASYDTHSPYIRPESANILASSYTCATSLNGDSVDTISSLDATYMTPQAIELEYNRPDSVLSLPPNSDTSYINTDGFLPKATTILGPIEPEAEYYEADLNYVTAQQCHSYPINLQDSQTKLGTSLNDGCLV from the exons ATGAATTCGTCGAGCATTAGCTCAGCAGTGCCGACGATCAAATGTGAGGATACCTCCCCGTCGCCGACCGGCCCCGTGGGAACGGACGGGGAGTCAGGGGCGTACCTTAGTGTGAACGTGAACTTGAGTGCTGCTATGATGAACCTCCTAGCCGCGGAAACCGGTGGTACCACCACTCTGCGGACTCCAGAAATCGTGAACGATGTCATCACCATGACAAATCCCTTGGATCAGTATAACTACGACAAAAATTCTAGTTTAAAG AATGGAAGCGGTAACGACTCCAACTCCTCGATGTCAAACAGCTCGTCTGCTACCTCACCAGCGTCAGGCACTCCGCCCAGCATACAAAAG ACTTGCTCGGAACTAATAAAAGCTGGTTTGAAGCTTACCATCGAGTCGAAGAGAAAGATGTCGGGCAGCGACACCGATGGTGGAATCAAACGGATGAAGAAGGAAGAAAGTGATGACGACTATGACAGTAGTCATACGCTCGCACCTAAAAATGAG CTCACGCCGGAGGACGAAGAACGGAGACGGCGGCGAAGAGAAAGGAACAAGATAGCGGCAACCAAGTGCAGGATGAAGAAAAGAGAACGAACAGTCAATCTGGTGAATGAGAGCGAAATACTAGAGAACCAGAACATTGACCTCAAAGCTCAACTGAAG GATCTGGAAGTCCAAAAGCGGCAGCTGATCGACATGCTTTCCGTCCACTCGGCCTCGTGCGTTAAGAACAACTGCTCCAACGCGAGGACGTCGCCCACAGCCTCCTACAACCTGCTGCGAGCGTACGAGCCCCCGACCACATTCCCCGCGAGCTACGACACGCACTCTCCCTACATCCGGCCCGAGTCGGCCAACATACTCGCTTCCAGCTACACCTGCGCCACCTCCCTCAACGGCGACTCTGTAGACACGATATCGTCCCTCGACGCCACGTATATGACCCCTCAAGCGATAGAGTTAGAATACAACAGACCGGACAGCGTCCTCAGTCTGCCCCCGAACTCCGACACGAGTTACATAAACACAGACGGCTTCCTCCCTAAGGCCACAACAATTTTAGGCCCCATAGAACCTGAGGCGGAATACTATGAAGCCGATTTAAATTATGTGACGGCTCAGCAATGCCATAGCTACCCTATAAATCTCCAGGATTCTCAAACTAAACTCGGCACCAGCCTAAACGACGGCTGTCTTGTTTAG